Proteins from one Clostridium cellulovorans 743B genomic window:
- a CDS encoding PAS domain S-box protein yields MDFNIDEAEFDLEDFIKIFELGSYKSVILDDKLTVKYVNNTFLKAFNCKREELIGENLFSIKSISDIYMNYKTDIREAINSEGKWSGELEIETSALSIKWDKVTVMSIKKFDDIIKGYVIVAEEISNYKNVSSMGFKKCQEHYNCIFEQNHLITLLLDPCSGNIVDANLTACNFYGYKEDEFRKKNISDLDLLPKETVLKNLNSIAREDNEAIGETRGQYHRHRLSNGEIRDVEVFSGLVFMAGKKLLYTVVHDISDRKKAENLLIESEERYRLLVEMSPDAIVVYCNGIVVFANEQASLKLGMNHSELIGKSILEFIHPDSLEVAKERVYKAQVKREPLPLMTYKLINPIGDILEIEVVGAPLIYEGKEAVQVILRDVTERRKEIDRAVKIQEHRQGLPFPLENRVDMKTIYKPAKLLSGDFYLFNKVSEDVVIGLLGDVQGKGITAALSISATKVIFNDGVSIYKNPLEVVQYMNREAQKHLDEEYVSCICFEMDFKAGIMTVVGAGINEFISANKKGVWQRTTVKGPPLGMFEEVKFEQVIIPFSKGEIFNFYSDGMEFIFDYNRLNKNSGELVHEKLKACLEEKINTQAKLQDDCTWLSIKVL; encoded by the coding sequence ATGGATTTTAATATTGATGAAGCGGAATTTGATCTAGAAGACTTTATTAAAATTTTTGAACTTGGTTCTTATAAGAGCGTAATTCTTGATGATAAACTCACTGTAAAATATGTAAATAATACATTCTTAAAAGCTTTTAACTGTAAGCGTGAAGAATTGATAGGAGAAAATTTATTTTCTATAAAATCGATAAGTGATATTTATATGAATTATAAAACTGATATAAGAGAGGCTATCAATTCGGAAGGTAAATGGAGCGGGGAATTAGAGATAGAAACTTCAGCACTTTCAATAAAATGGGATAAGGTTACAGTTATGTCTATAAAAAAGTTTGATGACATAATCAAAGGATATGTAATAGTTGCTGAAGAGATTTCCAATTACAAGAATGTAAGTAGTATGGGTTTTAAAAAATGCCAAGAACATTACAACTGCATTTTTGAACAAAATCATCTTATTACACTTTTGCTTGACCCTTGCAGCGGAAATATCGTTGATGCAAATTTAACAGCCTGTAATTTTTATGGTTATAAAGAAGATGAATTCAGAAAGAAAAATATTAGTGATTTAGATCTATTACCTAAGGAAACAGTGTTAAAAAACTTAAATAGTATTGCAAGAGAGGACAATGAAGCGATTGGTGAGACTAGAGGTCAGTATCATAGACATAGACTTTCAAATGGTGAAATAAGAGATGTCGAAGTTTTTTCAGGACTAGTATTTATGGCCGGGAAAAAACTATTATATACTGTTGTACATGATATTAGTGATAGAAAAAAAGCAGAAAATCTTCTTATAGAAAGCGAAGAGCGGTATAGGCTTTTAGTTGAGATGTCACCAGATGCTATTGTTGTTTATTGCAATGGAATTGTTGTATTTGCTAATGAACAAGCTTCTTTAAAGCTTGGGATGAATCACTCAGAACTTATTGGCAAATCAATATTAGAGTTTATACATCCTGATTCTTTAGAGGTAGCGAAAGAAAGAGTTTACAAGGCACAAGTAAAAAGAGAACCTCTACCATTAATGACTTATAAACTTATAAACCCAATTGGAGATATATTGGAAATTGAAGTTGTAGGTGCTCCCCTTATTTACGAAGGGAAAGAAGCAGTTCAAGTTATTTTAAGAGATGTAACTGAAAGAAGAAAAGAAATTGATAGAGCAGTGAAAATTCAAGAGCATCGTCAAGGGTTACCATTTCCACTTGAGAATAGGGTTGATATGAAAACCATATACAAGCCTGCTAAACTTTTGAGTGGAGATTTCTATTTATTCAATAAGGTAAGTGAAGATGTAGTTATTGGATTACTTGGAGATGTGCAAGGAAAAGGAATTACAGCTGCATTAAGTATTTCAGCGACTAAAGTTATTTTTAATGATGGTGTATCAATTTACAAAAATCCTTTAGAGGTAGTACAGTATATGAATCGAGAAGCACAGAAACATTTAGATGAGGAATATGTCTCGTGCATTTGTTTTGAAATGGATTTCAAAGCTGGCATTATGACTGTTGTTGGAGCAGGAATTAATGAATTTATTAGTGCTAACAAGAAAGGTGTATGGCAAAGAACAACTGTTAAGGGACCACCGCTTGGAATGTTTGAAGAAGTTAAGTTTGAACAGGTGATTATACCTTTTTCAAAAGGAGAAATATTTAATTTTTATAGTGATGGTATGGAGTTTATATTTGATTATAATAGACTAAACAAAAATTCTGGCGAACTTGTTCATGAAAAATTGAAAGCCTGTTTAGAAGAAAAAATTAATACCCAAGCAAAGCTTCAAGATGATTGTACCTGGTTATCTATAAAAGTATTGTAA
- a CDS encoding methyl-accepting chemotaxis protein has product MKVSLRIKLISVFLVLIIVPLTLLGAVSYNMSSSALQHTIEQQLKETTGHAAEAITNTTEMVKGTLQIASYNAKLSDTIVNSSEENKKKILNYLSEIQKENDSKIEMLLLADAKGKILVNNESSSLNLDVSDRQYFKEAIQGNASISDVLISKATNKPIIALAYPIKQDNKIIGALIGTIHFEAITKYASEVKVGKSGYSYMIDKDGLIISHPIQEKVMKENVTNTENDELRGFIEKMKNGEAGWGFYTYEGVKKFMSYEPAGNWAIATTVGYDDYMSTAKNIMKNTIIIVGISIIAAMAVAIVFSSRSIIKPIRQLQEKMGLVSTGDLTVSIDIKTKDEIEELGKSFNSMMRLQEAIVGKIRGASQQLAISADEMASSTEEINAASEEIASSIQEVSSGAERQNDSVIDSSQVLVQLASLVELAQSKAVAAEQNATSTKTAAHFGRSKVQETVSAMDIINKGTSETSEVLKEVNELSIKVKNIIGVINSIAEQTNLLALNASIEAARAGEHGKGFTVVADEVRKLAEESNRGAMEISALVSTMATEISKAVNSMNNTSIAVTNGVKVVEETDTSFIDIMNVVEEITNNIREIVEVTKDEVATSEDIIKLIDNMGTISETTASNSQQVSAAAEEQTATVESLAASSEEISAMASELEAMVEKFKIRG; this is encoded by the coding sequence ATGAAGGTAAGTTTAAGAATAAAATTAATTTCGGTATTTTTGGTATTGATAATTGTACCACTTACTTTATTAGGGGCTGTATCTTATAATATGTCTTCTTCTGCTCTTCAGCATACTATAGAGCAACAGTTAAAAGAGACTACAGGTCATGCAGCAGAGGCAATAACTAATACTACAGAAATGGTAAAGGGAACTTTGCAGATAGCAAGCTATAATGCTAAGTTATCAGATACAATTGTAAACAGTTCTGAAGAAAATAAAAAGAAAATCTTGAACTATTTATCTGAAATACAGAAGGAAAATGATTCTAAAATAGAAATGCTTTTATTAGCCGATGCGAAAGGAAAGATACTAGTAAATAATGAATCGAGTTCTTTAAATTTAGATGTTAGTGATCGACAATATTTTAAAGAAGCGATTCAAGGTAATGCGTCAATAAGTGATGTTCTTATATCAAAAGCAACTAACAAACCAATTATTGCACTAGCTTATCCAATAAAGCAAGATAACAAAATTATTGGTGCATTGATAGGCACTATACATTTTGAAGCAATAACTAAATATGCTTCTGAAGTTAAAGTTGGTAAATCAGGATATTCTTATATGATAGATAAGGACGGACTTATTATTTCACATCCAATTCAAGAAAAGGTAATGAAAGAAAATGTTACTAATACAGAAAACGATGAGTTAAGAGGTTTTATTGAAAAAATGAAAAATGGTGAAGCGGGCTGGGGATTTTATACTTATGAAGGTGTTAAGAAATTCATGAGTTACGAACCAGCTGGCAATTGGGCAATTGCCACTACAGTAGGTTACGATGATTATATGTCTACTGCGAAGAATATAATGAAAAATACTATTATTATTGTAGGGATATCTATAATAGCTGCAATGGCTGTAGCAATTGTATTTTCATCTAGAAGTATCATTAAACCAATAAGGCAGCTTCAAGAAAAGATGGGGTTAGTAAGTACAGGTGATTTGACTGTGTCTATAGATATTAAAACTAAAGATGAAATTGAGGAATTAGGAAAATCCTTCAATAGTATGATGAGATTACAAGAAGCTATAGTAGGGAAAATTAGAGGGGCTTCGCAACAATTAGCTATTTCTGCTGATGAGATGGCATCCTCTACTGAAGAAATAAATGCTGCTTCAGAAGAAATTGCTTCAAGTATTCAAGAGGTTTCATCTGGTGCAGAAAGACAAAATGATTCAGTTATTGATTCCTCTCAGGTGCTTGTTCAACTAGCGAGTCTTGTTGAGTTGGCGCAGAGTAAAGCTGTCGCTGCAGAACAAAATGCAACAAGTACTAAGACTGCAGCACATTTTGGGCGAAGTAAGGTTCAAGAGACTGTAAGTGCTATGGATATAATTAACAAAGGGACCAGCGAAACATCAGAAGTATTAAAAGAAGTGAATGAGCTTTCTATTAAAGTAAAGAATATAATAGGTGTCATAAATTCTATAGCAGAACAAACAAATCTCTTAGCTTTAAATGCTTCAATTGAAGCAGCTAGAGCAGGTGAACATGGAAAAGGCTTTACGGTTGTTGCAGATGAGGTAAGAAAGCTTGCAGAAGAGTCTAATAGAGGAGCTATGGAAATATCAGCTTTAGTATCAACGATGGCGACGGAAATCAGTAAGGCTGTAAATTCTATGAATAATACTTCTATAGCAGTTACTAATGGTGTAAAGGTTGTTGAAGAAACAGATACATCTTTTATAGATATTATGAATGTTGTAGAAGAGATTACGAATAATATAAGAGAGATTGTAGAGGTAACAAAGGATGAGGTTGCTACATCTGAAGATATAATTAAGCTTATTGATAATATGGGAACAATATCAGAAACTACAGCTAGCAATAGTCAGCAGGTATCAGCTGCAGCAGAAGAGCAAACTGCTACTGTTGAATCGTTAGCAGCTTCTTCTGAAGAGATTAGTGCTATGGCAAGTGAACTTGAAGCAATGGTAGAAAAATTTAAAATAAGGGGGTAA
- a CDS encoding STAS domain-containing protein, giving the protein MVEGSSKDITILMPVNFSVEEAEKFRIEAIDDIKDGNNKLILDFKNCTFIDSTGLGVLVAIYKKCAEKNGYLKLKNLDNQVLKVFKLTRLDKVFDIL; this is encoded by the coding sequence ATGGTAGAGGGAAGCAGTAAAGATATTACTATATTAATGCCTGTGAATTTTTCTGTGGAAGAAGCAGAAAAGTTCAGAATTGAAGCGATTGATGATATAAAGGACGGCAACAATAAGTTAATTCTTGATTTTAAAAACTGTACCTTTATAGATAGTACAGGATTAGGTGTACTTGTAGCTATATATAAAAAATGTGCAGAAAAAAACGGATATCTAAAATTAAAGAACTTAGACAATCAAGTTTTAAAGGTATTTAAATTAACAAGACTAGATAAAGTTTTTGATATTTTATAA
- a CDS encoding ATP-binding protein, with protein sequence MRTIKSVKTIKVVKKAKAIKTTYLEKSLQKKDFQEIAFDINLILTEALSNAFYHGNKGDISKPIGLSYKCNGEVLKLEISDSGETNKNIQIPDEIKDEDLLNEGGRGLFLIKALADKVEFNNNTLKIDKYICI encoded by the coding sequence GTGAGGACGATTAAGTCAGTTAAAACAATCAAGGTAGTAAAAAAAGCTAAGGCCATTAAGACTACTTATTTAGAAAAATCATTACAGAAAAAAGATTTTCAAGAGATAGCTTTTGATATTAATCTAATTTTAACAGAAGCCCTGTCAAATGCTTTTTACCATGGAAATAAAGGTGATATTTCAAAGCCAATTGGCTTAAGTTATAAATGTAATGGTGAAGTTTTAAAGCTTGAGATTAGCGATTCAGGAGAAACGAATAAAAATATACAAATTCCTGATGAGATTAAAGATGAAGACTTGCTAAATGAAGGTGGAAGAGGTTTATTTTTAATAAAAGCTTTAGCTGATAAGGTAGAGTTTAATAACAATACCTTAAAGATTGATAAATATATTTGCATATAG
- a CDS encoding FAD:protein FMN transferase: MKDFYELETISMGTIITQKIYGENSQKAALKVEEEIKKLESLMSFFLETSEISKINRNAGLNAVEVSADVLYVLNRAKYFSEVSSGAFDITIGPVAKLWGIFTDKAKIPSQEEITSSLKFTGHRDITIDNSLGSVKLEKVGESIDLGAIAKGYAADKAIEIYKQYNIDSAFVNLGGNVMVLGTKPDGSPWKIGIQNPLLRRDLCLGAVHAVNKTIVTSGDYVRYLQKNNKKYHHILDPRTGYPSDSGLISTTIVSEKSIGADAISTAIFVLGLEDGVKLVNSLKDMEAIFITEDKEIHVTEGLKKDFHFFDEVEGFIYKI; this comes from the coding sequence ATGAAAGATTTTTATGAATTAGAAACCATTTCTATGGGGACAATAATAACCCAGAAAATTTATGGGGAAAATTCACAAAAGGCAGCATTGAAAGTAGAAGAAGAGATAAAAAAATTAGAATCTCTCATGAGCTTTTTTCTTGAAACAAGTGAAATATCTAAAATAAATAGAAATGCAGGACTTAATGCTGTAGAGGTTAGTGCTGATGTGCTATATGTTTTAAACCGAGCTAAATATTTTTCTGAAGTTTCAAGTGGCGCATTTGATATAACTATTGGTCCTGTAGCAAAGCTATGGGGAATCTTCACTGATAAAGCAAAAATTCCATCACAAGAAGAAATAACTTCTTCTTTAAAATTTACTGGCCATAGAGATATAACTATTGATAATAGTTTAGGCTCTGTAAAGCTTGAAAAGGTTGGAGAAAGTATAGATTTAGGTGCTATAGCCAAAGGCTATGCTGCTGATAAGGCAATAGAAATATATAAACAATACAACATAGACTCTGCTTTTGTTAATCTTGGAGGTAATGTAATGGTCTTAGGTACTAAGCCAGACGGTTCACCTTGGAAAATAGGTATTCAAAACCCACTTCTTAGAAGAGATCTGTGCCTAGGCGCTGTACATGCTGTAAATAAGACAATAGTTACCTCAGGAGATTATGTTAGATACCTACAAAAAAATAATAAAAAATACCATCACATCTTGGATCCACGGACTGGTTATCCTTCTGATTCAGGATTAATAAGTACTACTATAGTATCTGAAAAATCTATCGGAGCTGATGCAATTTCTACAGCTATATTTGTTTTAGGTCTTGAAGATGGAGTGAAACTAGTTAACAGTCTGAAGGATATGGAGGCTATATTTATTACAGAGGATAAAGAAATCCATGTTACAGAAGGTCTAAAGAAGGATTTTCACTTTTTTGATGAAGTTGAAGGATTTATATATAAAATTTAG
- a CDS encoding IS982 family transposase — MPEFNKDSTITINDLKDFIVVTYVIIDDFYQKVTPTFIKNRRNIAKSVMTDSEIITISLVGELLTIDSEKAWFGFCSKNLRDLFPNFCSRPRFHRVRKSLFRVIDEIRKELTKFLNYQYDRMRIADSMPIPVCKFGRAHFHKAFKPEAAYGRCASKKETYYGFKLHALVALDGYITDFTVTAANIDDRDVVWELTANSEIDILIGDKGYIGQKVASQLKETRYIRLLTINRNNSKTKLLKPFRQLIFKARRRVETTFSQLSEQLNMQRVLTKSTWGFATRISNKILAHNLCYFINKFFNIGIEISKIKELVFG; from the coding sequence ATGCCAGAGTTTAATAAAGATTCTACCATAACAATAAATGACTTAAAAGATTTTATTGTTGTCACTTATGTTATAATTGATGACTTTTACCAAAAAGTAACTCCAACATTTATTAAAAATCGTCGTAACATCGCTAAATCAGTAATGACTGATAGCGAAATAATTACGATTTCTTTAGTAGGTGAACTCTTAACCATTGACTCTGAAAAAGCATGGTTTGGATTTTGCTCTAAAAACCTACGAGACTTATTTCCCAACTTTTGTAGTAGGCCGAGGTTTCATAGAGTTAGAAAGTCATTATTTCGAGTCATTGATGAAATTCGTAAAGAGTTAACGAAATTTCTTAACTATCAATATGACCGAATGAGAATTGCAGATAGTATGCCAATTCCTGTGTGTAAGTTTGGGAGAGCTCATTTCCATAAAGCTTTTAAGCCGGAGGCTGCCTACGGGCGATGCGCTTCGAAAAAAGAAACATATTATGGATTCAAATTACATGCTTTAGTAGCCCTCGATGGCTATATCACAGATTTTACTGTAACAGCAGCAAATATTGATGACAGAGATGTCGTCTGGGAACTCACAGCTAATTCAGAGATTGATATACTAATAGGTGATAAAGGATATATAGGTCAAAAAGTTGCTTCGCAATTAAAAGAAACAAGGTACATTCGTCTTTTAACAATAAATCGTAACAATAGTAAAACTAAACTTTTAAAACCTTTTAGGCAGTTGATATTCAAGGCTCGTCGTAGAGTAGAAACTACTTTTTCTCAGCTCTCCGAGCAATTAAATATGCAGAGGGTTCTTACAAAATCAACTTGGGGATTTGCCACAAGAATATCAAATAAAATATTAGCTCATAATCTTTGCTATTTTATAAATAAATTTTTTAATATAGGTATAGAAATATCAAAGATTAAAGAATTAGTATTCGGATAA
- a CDS encoding FMN-binding protein, whose product MDLKSSNISKKINVLKRKFTLIKISRTIIQLIFLYFFSGMFTLAFTGFKSMFLRLTREDFSLVTSFNFLAAFIAVVALSILIGRFFCGWLCAFGAYNDFLYWVSRKFIKKKIKIPQKIDEKLRYIKYIVLLFIMIAFWFLDLAPETSISPWDAFAQLPQIATMAPLMPIAFILLALITVGALLIERFFCKYLCPLGGILAITSKFKLISISKPTAQCGKCQLCTSKCPMGLNLSEVEAVDSGECISCLKCVDVCHRSNPHLVAFKKINLKWYSSTIAALLLFSFIFFGKKFVKPDTSLSNKAVSAEIAKADESLYNDGIYIGVGTGFRPNLTVEVKIVQGRISDIAITSHEETTGYYEQAFDIVPKEILASQTTDVDIVSGATKSSNGIKEAVADALKKARKLTVENKNSADNKNTTDKTKTENKSPDVSMDSSLKFKDGTFTGSATGYQPGLTVAVTITNGKIANIEITSDNETPGFKEKAFEAIPSRIIAAQSTNVDIVSGATMSSKGIMAAVKNALEQAIISGELPKDTASTNTGSTTNNNTINKAVTPENLPTYTGNGLYKDGIYTGIGNGFMPNLKVSVTVSGGKITNITILEHTETPGFYENAFALVPNRIISNQNTNVDTVSGATRSSKGIMEAVNNALKDAKLNTTPTVPPAPTNPTNPTPGGNGSTQPGGNNNPGNELPVYTGEGLYKDGVYTGTGNGFMPNLKVSVTVKDKKISEITIMEHDETPGFYENAFNLVPKRIISNQNTNVDTVSGATRSSKGIIEAVNNALKDAKLNTTPTNPTEPTTPTNPTNPTPGGNGSTQPGGNNNPGNELPVYTGEGLYKDGVYTGTGNGFMPNLKVSVTVKDKKISEITIMEHDETPGFYENAFNLVPKRIISNQNTNVDTVSGATRSSKGIIEAVNNALKDAKLNTTPTNPTEPTTPTNPTIPTPGGNGSTQPDNNTPVTKVYPLYKDGTYTGIARGRRNNLILDVTVKDSKITNIALISYREDLSYMKQAMTPMAEKIITAQSTDVDVVSGATQTSNGIKDAVNSALGKAIYKDGVYSGAARGYNRRSSININVTVTGGKISNIDLVSQAETESYFNQVWPLIPNEIIKTQSLAVDGVSGATRSSNGIKNAVKAALSTAASTGEISTYPSASDIIAPFRDGIYTGKANGYRDNLNVIVTIKDNKILKIELGANNETPSYFSKVWPLLPDQIISTQSADVDAVSGATRSSIGISNAVKDALRQSKLALSADPVAPYKDGTYRGVALGYKAGLNVDVTVKDNIITNIEIKENNETPSYFEKAWLPVSTSIIEKQSTTVDTISGATRSSIGIMEAVKVALRDAHDETLDLS is encoded by the coding sequence TTGGATTTAAAATCATCTAACATAAGCAAAAAAATAAATGTTCTCAAAAGGAAATTTACCTTAATAAAAATTTCTAGAACAATAATTCAGCTTATATTCTTATACTTCTTTTCTGGAATGTTTACTTTAGCTTTCACAGGCTTCAAGAGTATGTTTTTACGATTAACTAGAGAGGACTTTAGTTTAGTAACCTCTTTTAACTTTTTAGCAGCTTTTATTGCTGTAGTCGCTTTATCAATTTTAATAGGCAGATTTTTCTGTGGCTGGTTATGTGCCTTTGGAGCATATAATGATTTTCTATATTGGGTCTCTAGGAAATTCATCAAGAAAAAAATTAAAATCCCACAAAAAATTGATGAAAAACTCAGATACATAAAGTACATAGTTTTATTATTTATTATGATCGCTTTCTGGTTCTTGGATTTAGCCCCTGAAACTAGTATAAGCCCTTGGGATGCTTTTGCCCAATTACCTCAAATAGCTACCATGGCACCATTAATGCCTATAGCTTTTATACTTTTAGCTTTAATAACAGTTGGAGCTTTACTTATTGAGAGATTTTTCTGTAAATATTTATGCCCTCTTGGTGGAATCTTAGCTATAACATCAAAATTCAAATTAATATCTATCAGTAAACCAACTGCTCAATGTGGAAAGTGTCAATTGTGTACTTCAAAGTGTCCTATGGGATTAAACTTATCAGAGGTAGAAGCAGTAGACAGCGGTGAGTGTATTTCTTGCTTAAAATGTGTAGACGTATGCCATAGAAGCAATCCTCATTTAGTAGCCTTTAAGAAAATCAACTTAAAATGGTATTCTTCAACAATTGCAGCGCTTTTATTATTTAGTTTTATTTTCTTTGGCAAAAAATTTGTTAAACCTGATACAAGTCTTTCAAATAAAGCTGTTTCAGCAGAAATCGCAAAGGCAGATGAATCTCTTTACAATGATGGAATATATATCGGGGTTGGTACAGGCTTTAGACCAAACTTAACAGTAGAAGTAAAAATAGTTCAAGGTAGAATATCAGACATTGCAATAACCTCACACGAAGAAACTACAGGCTATTATGAACAAGCCTTTGACATAGTTCCAAAGGAAATTCTAGCTTCACAAACAACAGATGTAGATATAGTATCTGGGGCAACAAAATCAAGTAACGGTATAAAAGAAGCTGTTGCAGATGCTCTAAAAAAAGCAAGAAAACTAACAGTAGAAAATAAGAATTCAGCAGATAATAAAAATACTACTGACAAAACTAAAACTGAAAATAAATCACCAGATGTCTCTATGGACTCAAGCTTAAAATTTAAAGACGGTACTTTTACAGGTTCAGCTACTGGATACCAACCAGGACTAACAGTTGCAGTAACAATAACTAATGGTAAAATAGCAAACATTGAAATTACATCAGACAACGAAACTCCTGGCTTTAAAGAAAAAGCTTTCGAGGCAATACCAAGTAGAATCATTGCAGCACAGTCAACTAATGTAGATATAGTTTCTGGAGCTACAATGTCAAGTAAAGGTATAATGGCTGCTGTTAAAAATGCTTTAGAACAAGCAATAATCAGTGGTGAATTACCTAAAGACACAGCATCAACTAATACTGGTTCAACTACAAATAATAATACAATTAACAAAGCAGTTACTCCTGAAAATTTACCTACTTACACAGGTAACGGCTTATATAAAGATGGAATATACACAGGAATAGGAAATGGCTTTATGCCAAATCTTAAGGTTTCAGTTACCGTTAGTGGTGGAAAAATAACTAACATAACTATATTGGAACATACTGAAACTCCTGGCTTCTATGAAAATGCTTTTGCTCTTGTTCCAAATAGAATAATCAGTAACCAAAATACAAACGTAGATACTGTTTCAGGTGCAACAAGATCAAGTAAGGGTATAATGGAAGCTGTTAATAATGCTTTGAAGGATGCTAAGCTTAATACTACACCAACAGTACCACCAGCACCAACTAACCCAACAAATCCTACTCCAGGTGGCAATGGTTCAACACAACCTGGAGGTAATAACAATCCTGGAAATGAACTACCAGTATACACTGGCGAAGGTTTATATAAAGATGGAGTATACACAGGTACCGGCAATGGATTTATGCCAAATCTTAAGGTTTCAGTTACTGTAAAGGATAAGAAAATCTCCGAAATCACTATTATGGAACATGATGAAACTCCTGGGTTCTACGAAAACGCCTTTAACCTTGTACCAAAGAGAATAATCAGTAACCAAAATACAAACGTAGATACTGTTTCAGGTGCAACAAGATCAAGTAAAGGTATAATCGAAGCTGTTAATAACGCTTTGAAGGATGCTAAGCTTAATACTACACCAACTAACCCAACAGAGCCGACGACACCAACTAACCCAACAAATCCTACTCCAGGTGGCAATGGTTCAACACAACCTGGAGGTAATAACAATCCTGGAAATGAGCTACCAGTATACACTGGCGAAGGTTTATATAAAGATGGAGTATACACAGGTACTGGCAATGGATTTATGCCAAATCTTAAGGTTTCAGTTACTGTAAAGGATAAGAAAATCTCCGAAATCACTATTATGGAACATGATGAAACTCCTGGGTTCTACGAAAACGCCTTTAACCTTGTACCAAAGAGAATAATCAGTAACCAAAATACAAACGTAGATACTGTTTCAGGTGCAACAAGATCAAGTAAAGGTATAATCGAAGCTGTTAATAACGCTTTGAAGGATGCTAAGCTTAATACTACACCAACTAACCCAACAGAGCCGACGACACCAACTAACCCAACAATTCCTACTCCAGGTGGCAATGGTTCAACACAACCTGATAACAATACACCTGTCACTAAAGTATATCCACTTTACAAAGACGGTACATATACAGGTATAGCTAGAGGTCGTAGAAATAATCTTATTCTAGATGTGACTGTTAAGGATAGTAAAATCACTAACATTGCTTTAATATCCTACAGAGAAGATTTATCCTATATGAAGCAAGCAATGACTCCAATGGCAGAAAAGATAATCACAGCTCAGTCAACTGACGTAGATGTTGTATCAGGAGCAACTCAAACAAGTAATGGTATAAAGGATGCTGTAAATTCTGCATTGGGCAAAGCAATTTATAAGGATGGAGTTTATAGTGGTGCTGCAAGAGGCTATAATAGAAGATCATCTATAAATATTAATGTAACTGTTACTGGTGGTAAGATTTCTAATATTGATTTGGTATCACAAGCTGAGACAGAATCCTACTTCAATCAAGTTTGGCCATTGATTCCAAATGAAATTATTAAAACACAATCTTTAGCAGTGGATGGAGTATCAGGAGCTACAAGATCAAGTAACGGTATAAAAAATGCTGTAAAAGCTGCACTTTCAACAGCTGCATCTACTGGTGAGATAAGCACCTATCCAAGTGCTAGTGATATAATTGCACCATTTAGAGATGGTATATACACTGGTAAAGCAAATGGCTATAGAGATAATCTTAATGTTATAGTTACTATAAAAGATAATAAAATATTAAAGATTGAGCTTGGAGCAAATAATGAAACACCAAGTTACTTTAGTAAAGTATGGCCTTTACTTCCAGATCAAATAATTTCTACACAATCAGCAGATGTTGACGCTGTATCAGGAGCAACAAGATCAAGTATTGGTATATCAAATGCTGTGAAAGATGCTTTAAGACAATCAAAACTTGCACTTTCTGCTGATCCAGTAGCGCCATATAAAGATGGAACCTACAGGGGTGTTGCCTTAGGATATAAAGCAGGTCTTAATGTAGATGTTACAGTTAAAGATAACATAATAACTAATATAGAAATTAAAGAAAATAATGAAACTCCTTCATATTTTGAGAAAGCATGGTTACCAGTATCCACATCTATAATTGAAAAACAATCAACCACTGTTGATACAATATCAGGAGCCACAAGATCAAGCATTGGAATAATGGAGGCTGTTAAGGTTGCTCTCCGTGATGCTCATGATGAGACTTTGGACTTATCATAA